One region of Peribacillus simplex genomic DNA includes:
- a CDS encoding cold-shock protein codes for MEQGKVKWFNAEKGFGFIERENGDDVFVHFSAIQSEGFKSLDEGQEVTFEVEQGQRGPQATNVQKA; via the coding sequence AAAGTAAAATGGTTTAACGCAGAAAAAGGATTTGGCTTCATCGAACGCGAAAACGGAGACGATGTATTCGTACATTTCTCAGCTATCCAAAGCGAAGGATTCAAATCATTAGACGAAGGTCAAGAAGTTACTTTTGAAGTTGAGCAAGGTCAACGTGGACCCCAAGCTACTAACGTTCAAAAAGCATAA
- a CDS encoding crotonase/enoyl-CoA hydratase family protein, with product MYSTITSEIVDRVMIITLNRPERMNAFNEKMCEEMILALDEADESDDVRAVILTGAGDAYCAGMDLEKGAETFMDHTPLVEYRDAGGMLSLRIFEMKKPMIAAINGAAVGIGITMTLPMDIRIASTDAKMGFVFARRGITMEACSGWFLPRLVGMGKASEWIFTGRMISASEAYEGRLVNKIVEPDELMSAAMEIAEDIAENTSSVSVTLSRQLMWTMLGANHPVESHKIESKMIHWTGKQADAQEGIEAFLEKRKADFKMKSSSDMPPFYPWGTDRTYEVDKK from the coding sequence TTGTATTCCACGATAACTAGTGAAATCGTCGATCGTGTCATGATAATTACTCTTAATCGTCCTGAAAGAATGAATGCTTTCAATGAAAAGATGTGTGAGGAGATGATTCTTGCTTTAGATGAAGCGGATGAAAGTGATGACGTACGAGCCGTTATTTTAACTGGCGCTGGGGATGCTTACTGTGCTGGAATGGATTTGGAGAAAGGTGCAGAAACCTTTATGGATCATACCCCTTTGGTTGAATACCGAGATGCAGGGGGGATGTTGTCATTACGGATTTTTGAGATGAAGAAACCCATGATAGCAGCCATTAATGGAGCGGCAGTTGGGATTGGGATAACAATGACTTTGCCTATGGACATTAGAATTGCTTCAACAGATGCAAAAATGGGTTTTGTATTTGCGAGGAGAGGGATAACGATGGAAGCATGCAGCGGTTGGTTCTTACCTAGGCTTGTCGGAATGGGCAAAGCTTCCGAATGGATTTTTACCGGCAGAATGATTTCTGCCAGTGAAGCATATGAGGGAAGATTGGTAAACAAGATCGTTGAGCCGGATGAATTGATGTCTGCGGCAATGGAAATTGCAGAAGACATTGCGGAAAATACATCTTCCGTCTCAGTGACGTTATCCCGTCAGTTAATGTGGACCATGCTCGGTGCAAACCATCCTGTTGAATCGCATAAAATAGAATCGAAAATGATTCATTGGACCGGAAAACAAGCGGATGCACAAGAAGGGATCGAAGCCTTCCTTGAAAAAAGGAAAGCTGATTTCAAAATGAAAAGCAGCTCCGATATGCCCCCGTTTTATCCTTGGGGAACGGATCGAACATATGAAGTGGATAAGAAATGA
- a CDS encoding ABC transporter ATP-binding protein, translating into MVSLKNKSVKEKTVNENSPLVEIKNLKKYFPVGSQTLKAVDGLDLKIYPGETVGLVGESGCGKSTAGRTITRLYEPTDGEVLFQGKNIFDYKQGEMSQIRREIQMIFQDPYASLNPRMKVEELIGEPLAIHGISKGKERRKRVEDLLKLVGLSPEHITRFPHEFSGGQRQRIGIARALALNPKFIVCDEPISALDVSIQAQVVNLLKELQKEMGLTYLFIAHDLSMVKYISNRILVMYLGRMMELSDSDSLTNDPLHPYTQALLSAVPIPDPTIKRERIVLKGDVPSPINPPSGCVFRTRCPKAMEICSSAVPEWKEQKPGHFVACHLYW; encoded by the coding sequence ATGGTTTCACTAAAAAATAAGTCAGTTAAAGAAAAGACAGTCAACGAAAATTCTCCTCTTGTTGAAATAAAGAATCTGAAGAAGTATTTTCCCGTTGGTTCTCAGACGCTGAAAGCGGTAGATGGTTTGGATCTCAAAATCTATCCGGGGGAAACTGTCGGTCTGGTTGGGGAAAGCGGTTGTGGTAAATCGACTGCAGGGCGTACAATCACAAGGCTATATGAACCGACAGATGGCGAAGTTCTTTTTCAGGGGAAAAATATTTTCGATTACAAACAGGGGGAAATGTCACAAATCCGCCGTGAAATACAAATGATTTTCCAAGATCCCTACGCATCCTTGAACCCAAGGATGAAGGTGGAGGAATTGATTGGGGAACCACTTGCCATACATGGGATATCAAAAGGTAAAGAGAGAAGAAAAAGGGTGGAAGACCTATTAAAGCTGGTTGGTTTAAGTCCGGAACATATCACTCGTTTTCCGCATGAATTCAGCGGTGGACAACGCCAGCGTATTGGAATTGCAAGGGCTTTGGCATTAAATCCTAAATTCATCGTTTGTGATGAACCGATTTCTGCCCTGGATGTTTCGATACAAGCTCAAGTGGTTAACTTATTAAAAGAGCTACAAAAAGAAATGGGCTTGACCTATTTATTCATCGCACATGATTTATCGATGGTCAAGTATATTTCAAATCGCATTTTAGTCATGTACCTTGGAAGGATGATGGAACTTTCGGATAGTGATTCTTTAACGAATGATCCGCTACATCCATACACGCAAGCCTTGCTTTCTGCAGTGCCGATTCCGGATCCCACTATTAAACGGGAAAGAATCGTACTTAAAGGCGATGTACCAAGTCCGATAAATCCGCCGAGCGGTTGTGTATTTCGGACTCGCTGCCCTAAAGCGATGGAGATATGCTCCAGTGCTGTACCTGAATGGAAAGAACAAAAACCGGGACATTTCGTAGCTTGTCATTTATATTGGTAA